From Bdellovibrio sp. KM01:
ATTATCCAAGCAAGAAGCAGACCCGAAAAGCCCCAGAGATAAGCAATAGGTAAGATCCTGGAAGGATGTAGTTCCAAGGACCGAAACTCGCGGGCTGACGTCAAAAAGTTCGACGTGCTAATCCCTTTTAAAGGCGTTTAGTTCTCCTCTGAGCACCTCTGTGCTGGCACGCCCCTGGCATTTGCTTTCCTCTATATGAAAACATCCGTTAAACGCCTGATTCAAATAGTTTCAATTTTCTTAGTTTGCCAGTCTGCGCTGGCATCTGAAACAGATAATTTCACAAGACGTAATCTTGAAGTTGACGCTCAGGAATGGCTCAACTTGCAGATGAACGAAGCGATTCAAAACGCGGTTCAAAAAGCGGATCCCAACGTGCCTTATTCAGTTCATAAAATTTTATTTAAATCTTTGGGCGGAGTGTTCTGGGCCAAAATTGAAAAGTGGTCTGACAATCCTGTTTCCCCGGCGGAGCAAGTTCAATTCGAAGAATCTATATTCCGCGACGTCGGCCATTTCAAAGGGACTTCCAGTTTTATTCGTCGCCTGGTAAAATTCAAAAGCTATTACTCCCCCGGCATCTATCGCATGGGTGATACAGTCTTTGGAGCCGACAAGTTAGGTCACTTCCTGCAATTGGGTTATTCGATGTATCTGGCTGACGGCCAAAAAAGAAAGCCGGAGTTCAAAGACGTAAGACCTCTGTTTGCAAGATTCGCGGATGTTATTTCTGGCGACGCGAAATTCAGAAAGCAATTGCAATCAAAAGGTTTAGATTTGGCTTACGAATACAGCCACTTTCAAGAAAACGGGGAATGGGGACTTAAAGGCCCGATGGCCCGCTCGTGGGCCGACATGGCTGCCAACGTAGAAGGATATAAATTCTGGTCAGAGCTGACTGGTGGCTCAGACCCCTATGTTAAAAAAGGGGCTGATGGTCGCTGGGTGCAGGTAAAGAAATTCGACTGGGGTCGCTATGTAACACCGGCCTGGGACGAAGCCGTGAATCACACAGACTATGATGAACGATTCCACGATCAAGTTGTAAAGCGCAGCAAAGAGGCGATGGAGAAATCAGGATATACTCTGCCAAGCATTCAAAGTATTTATGACAAATACGGCTTGGATACGAATCAAGTATTTAACAATCAGTGTTCAAAGATATTCGTGTTTTAATTGAATCGATTTGGAAATTAAAAAGGCTCCTGTTGGAGCCTTTTTTCATGATTTCTTTCAATTATTTTCCAACTTCAAAAGCGAGTGGCAGATACTTACTTGAATTCGTCGCTGATGAAGTATTCGCTGCTTTTCTTGCCGCATCCAACTTCACCAGTGTTCCGATGATGTCTTGCAACTGATCAAACGGCGCCAGGTTCGGTGGAAGGTTTTCTTTCAGCTCCATCGTTAATACCGGAGTGCTTCTTTCCATCCACATGTAGCGACCAAGACTGCCCGGATAGTTTCCTAAACTTCTCCACGGCAAGTAATCAAACTTTGGCGGTGGAGAAAATTTCGGACCATCGAAATCCAAAACTTTTAGCGGAGTGTGCACGGACACGATGAAATCAGGTTTGAAATCATCAATATGGTGAAGGGCACATTTCGTTTCCGGCTCGCTGCCACCTTCTTTACCTGGGAAGCGACGAGGATTTTCACTTGTTGTTTTCTTCCAGGAAGCAATCGCGCCCGCATCCCAATCTTTTGTTGGGAAGTTGCGATTCACGTCGATCTTGTTCGCGTTTGTGCGAGTTTTGTATTTCACACCGTCAGGATTTAGAACCGGAACAACTCGCCACGTATTTCTTGGAGCGATACTTTCCAAACGTTCCATCCAATAACGGCCCACTGTTCCCGCATGTGTTTCATCACCATGAATCAGACTGATCACCAAGATACGTTTCGCACCAGTATCACTAGCTGTTTTGTCATAGTGATAAATAGGACGACCCTCAACGCTCACGCATTGCGGATCCATTGTCACTTTAGCACAAGCTTGTTGCAAAAGTTTGTCATCCCACGCGCCTGGGAATTTTTTAAGATCGTTCACGCAGGTCTGATCAAGGTTTGCAAACTCCGCATGCGCTGCGGATACCCCTGCGAGTGAACAAATCATGCTTACTATTAGGTAACGAAGTGGCTTCATCATTTCTATCTATTATCCCACGTCTTTGAATTCTCTCAAGATGAGAAAATGCCTTTTTTCGATCCAATCTGAGAATCGCTATAAAACGACTAAAGTCTTATAGCCATTCGTCCGTAATGTAAAAGGTGATGTTTTTAGCACTCATGTTGTAGTTTTAGGAGGAAGGTATGGTTAATAAAGGTGGTTTTAGTTTCGTCGCGATGTTGGTGATAAATCCCGTCGTGATACTCTTCTACCAAAACTGCTCGATGAGCCCCATCAGCCACGCGCAGAACTCTCCTCCCAAAGTGATCGAGCGTAAAGTCGCTTCTGAGGTGAAACCTATTTTAGCTGAGGTAAAACCAGCTTGTGACACGAACAAAAAAGAGTGCCCAACCCTTAAGGAGTAAGCCTTTCTCCTGATAAATAATGTTGTTGTTCAAAAGCCCTGGCGCATAAAATGCCGGGGCTTTTGTTTTGTCGTTGGCGCGGCGCTGAAATGAAAAACTAGACCATTTTCTTTTTGACTTACACATTATTTACACTGTAAGTTCATATGTAAGTTATGACAAAGAAATTGCCCCTCCCATCACTGACACCTAAAGAAAAATCCGTCCTCGAGTATATCGAGGCGCACATCTTAAGTTCAGGTATTTCTCCGTCATATCAAGAAATTAAGGATCACTTCGGTCTAGCATCGTTCAATTCGGTTCAGAATTATCTGAAGCAATTGACGACGAAGGGTTACATCACAAACCCAGTTAACCAGAAGCGAGCCATCCAAGTGCTTCATTCAGCATCAGCTGTTCAGGATCACTTGCAAGCAAAAGTCTCGACGACGACGGGATCTCATCGCACTAAGCTCCTCCAGGCTCGTGACGAGATCCTGTCCCTTCCCTTACTTGGGAAAGTGGCTGCGGGACAACCTATTGAAAATTTCAAACATGATGAATTCGTAGATGTTCCACCCTCCATGGTTCGCAATCCTTCAAAGTCATTTGCTTTGAAAGTGCAAGGTGATTCCATGATTGATGACGGCATCTTTGATGAAGACATCATTCTTGTTCAGGAACAAAAGTCTGCGGGCAATGGTGACATCGTGGTTGCAACTGTCGACAATGAAGCAACGGTGAAACGTATTTACCTACGCCCTCGCCCTGACAGTGGCAACTCAGATAAACAAGTTGAGCTGCGTCCGTCCAATTCCACAATGAAATCTATGTGGTTCACACCAGATCAAGTTGAGATTCGCGGAATCGTTGTCGGATTGATTCGCAAATTCTAATCTCAAATTCATACGGCTGAATTTTTCTAGATGGTCCTGGTTTGTTCTCAGTCCGGTTCCGTGGAGTGGGTCTTGCCTGCTCCCTAAGCTCCTTTCATAATGTTAAGAAACAGCTTAACCGGGACGTTCAATGAAATTTGTTTTTAGCAGCTTGCTAGTAATGGCTATGATGGCCTTTGTTCAACCTTCGTTAGCCAAATCAAAAAAGAAGTCCACCAAAAAAGACGCAGCCACAGTGACAACGCCAGCACCTGAGGCCACTCCGACCCCAACAGCAACACCTGCTTTAACTCCCACGTCTTCTGCCCCCCCCGCAGAAACGCCAAAAGCCGAAGCCAAAGAATCAGACGATTACACTCGCCCTGTGTTCTTCTCAGTTGAAGAGCCTGATGTAAAAGTCAAAAACCCAACAGTTTCATACGATTTAAAGTCTGATAAAGGTCGTTCTTTAAAGATCGCGGATTTTGTTTTCAACAACGATTCTCTGCGCGCGTCGATTGAGGAAAAAAATCTGCGCATCACTTGGGACACGATGATTATACCAACTGGTGATCTTTCGATCATCGATAGTTATGGTAAAGAATTGTGGAAAGTGAGTTTAGACAAATCCGGTGATTGGAAGTTCTCTGATTTTAAAAGTGAAAAAGCACCTCAGTGGCAATCAGGAAACCACTTCCGCTTTTGCTTAAGATCAGAAAGCGGCAAAGGTTTTACCGCGATGTGCACACAAACCTACGGTGTTGAGATCAAAGACGACACGATCACGCTGGATTACACGAAGTCTGAAACTGCTCCTCGCGTAATTGCATTAAACGAAGAACGTAAAAACTTGAAAGACGATATCGAAGTTGCCGTTGGTGCACCTATTGGCTTTTTAGCTACTTTGAAGTCGGGGGCGACATATGAATTTATGTCAGAACCTATTGCTTTGGATCTTAAAGATTTCGTCGAAAGCGAACAAAAAGGAAATGTGACTTTCAAAGGCGCCCTGCCCGCTCCGATTGGTGACACCAAAATTCTGCCCGGAATTGAATACGGTGCTGTGACGAAGGCTTTGGGCTTTCAAAAATCCATTGCCGAACCCTTAGACCTTTGGCAACTCGACGTTCCTTTGAAAAATCCTCGTCTGCATTTCCATGGAAAATATGGCGGTGTCTTTACCTATAATTTGGAAATTAAAAACTATCCGAGGCTAAAAGACCGTATATTCCTTCATAAAAATGCATTGAAAGGCACTTATAATTCAAAAGATCAAGTCACTGTCAAAGTCGACAAAGATTCAAAAATCGAAGGACTGGCTCCTGCGAATGAAAAAGACAAAGAATCTGATTTAAGAATCTGGAAATTTGAGACGGGGGAAAAATATGCGCTGAACAAGCCCCAACTTCTTTTGAGTGAAGGTGAGACAGGCAAAAGCGAACCCCACAAAGCCTATATCGAAATTTATCGTGGTGGCTCTGGCGAAGCAAGCTTGCGTCTTAGCGGTATTTCCACAACATCAGGAGGCTCTACGTTCATCGGCGAAGCCCATTTGCAATATTGGTTTAATGACCTTTTCGGCTGGCAAAACAATTACCTATCCAAACAACGCTGGGGTGTTTCCGCAAAATACTTCACAACATTAGCTGACGTCGATGCGCAAAGAGAAAACGGCGGCACAGAAAAAGTAAGCCTATCATCTACAGAAGTAGACTTGCGCTACCGCTTTGCCCAGGGCCTCTGGGAGCGCGACGAAACCGTCGGTGCCATCGCAGCCTACGAAGCCCTCTCTGTTGGCGAACAGAACGCCAACAAAATTGGTGTCGGTCTATTCTGGGCCCGTTCAATGCCAAAAACATTCGACAACTGGTTAAACAAGATCTCTTTCTTTAACCACCCCAAATACGTCGACATGGAATTCATCCAATTCGTTAGCTCTACCGACAGCGGAACAAAAATGGGAAATGATTTCCTATTAAACTTCCATGGTAAAATCCTATTCACAAACACCTTCTTTGGCGAACTGGGTTTCGGATTGAAGAAGTACGATTTCACCAAAGCCGACGACTCGGGTGCGAGTCTATCAAGCTTCTACGGCACAATCGGTGCCGGTGTGGATTTCTAATAAATCACAGAAAATCCAAGAAAAAAGGAGCTCTCAAGGCTCCTTTTTTTTTGAATCTATTCCGCCCGCCAACCCGCAGGAACCAGAACATTAAAAAATATTCTGCTCCTTTTTTAAAAAGTAAAATGGTTACGTTTCCTATTTTTTATACACATTTGCTAGTAGTGAACGAACTCTGTTGAGACGCCCTTCACTTTTCTTCCTCCCTTCCGAATTTAGTACGGAATAATTAACCAAGGGGGAGGAACCATGTTTATAAAATCCATTCTTGGAATGTTGCTCGCTGCAAATATTGCTGGCGCAGCGACTTCCAAAGTAGATGATTCTGACAAGGGGTGGACCTGGTATCGTATCGGTGCATACGCGGACGATGATGCTTATAAGTTGATTGCCCACGGCACTCACAACCGCAACGGTTACAGCCAATACACATTTAATGGCACAGGAGTCGCTGTTTATGGGTGGCAAGGTCCTAACGGTGGACAGCTTGAGTTCATAGTCGACGGCGTATCACGCAAAACAGTCAGCGTCGCCAGTTCTGTTGAACGCTATAACTTTAAAATGTTTGAAATCGCAAACCTCAGCAAAGGCAACCACACTCTTAGAATTGTTTCAAAGAATACGAGATGGGTGATGATCGACTATCTATTGATTGAAGATGGCGTCACGACGACACCAGCTCCAACACCGTCACCTACCGTTTCTCCGTCTCCCTCACCAACTGTGACGCCGACACCAACGGTAAACCCTTCACCAACCGCAACGCCACAGGATCCAACTCGTTACACCGATGATCGCGAATTAGTTGTGCGCACGATTGCAAACTTCTCTAAAGCAGATGACGTCGTGAAATTCCTGGATATGGCAAAACGAAACAACTTCAATATCGTCTCCGTTTCCATCAAACAGGACGAAGATGAAAATGTTCCTTCAGGAACTGTTTTCTATCCAAGTAAAATTGCGCCAGTCGCAGCAGTTTACAAAAACTTTGATGTGATCGGCACGATAATCACGGAAGCCGCGAAACGCGGTATTCGTGTCAAAGCCTGGATCCCGCAATTCCACGATCAGGTGGCGGCTCGTAAGAACGCTGACTGGGCGATGAAAGCTTTGGTGAACGGCAAGATCGTTCCATTCCAGGGAAGCAATCCTGACAGCCCGGAATATTTCGTAAATCCCATCAATCCGGAAGTTCAGGATTACGAAATCTCTATCATCAAAGAATTCCTATCCATGTACAAAGTGGATTCCGTAGCCATCGACTGGTTGCGCTTTGATAACTGGAATATGGACATGAGTGATAAAACGCGCAGTGATTTCCAAGCGATCTATGGATATGATCCAGCGACTATCAACTTTGCGCAAAGCTCAACAAAACGAACTCAGTGGAATGAATTCCGCATGCAAAAAGTAGCGGACTACGCTGGCCGAGTAAAAGCCGCAGTAAAATCAGTACAAAACGTCCCACTAGGCTCTTACACTCTGCCACCAGAATTCATAGAATGTGCCCAAAGCGCAAAACGCTTAGCACAGCACTTAGATTTCTTCAGTCCAATGGCGTACTACGACGACTGGGGCTATCAACTAAACTGGGTCTATGACAGCGTAATCGCCGATCTAGTATCGGAAGTAGGTATCACTAAAAAAATCATCCCGGCCTACAACTACTACTGGTCAATAAGCGAGTTCCAGCAAATCTATAAAACGCTAAACACACGCTACCCACAGATCCGAGGAGGCTCCTTCTTCAAATACGGAAAATGGACCGAATCCGACATGACCACAGCCGACCAAGGCAGCAAAAAATAAATCCCGAGGCGGAGGGCACGGACCACAGCGCAGGCGTACTCCAAGTACGCCGAAGCGAGGACCGCTCCCGACAACGCAGTCGATTGGGCTATTTTCACGAGCCGAGCCCCAAAAATACGAAAGGGAACATGGCTCAGCCCTGCTCCCTTTCAATCCCCTCGAGACACAGTAACTCCTGATTAAGGAGTTACCTTAATATTTAATTTTGTAGCTCTTGCTAATCCGTTAGCCGCGAGCGTAGCGTTTGTTCACTGACTCGCGAATCTCAGCACCTTCGATGCTTAGACGAGTCCAAGGAATTGCGCGCAGACGTTCTGGCTCAATTTCCTCTTCAGTTTCTTCGCAGAAACCGAAAGAACCGTTTTCGATACGTGCCAGAGCCGATTCGATTTCCATAAGCTGCGAACGAAGTCTTTCGTGCATGCTTAGGAATTCCTGTTCAGCAAGTACGCGAACCGTTTGGTCGCCTTCGTCGCCGCCCTTTTCCTCGTTCTGGTCCAAATTCAATCGTGCTTCCTTCACTCTATTGAGGATATCTTGCTTCGATTGCAAAAGTCTTTGTCTGCATTCGCCGACCAACTTTTCAGAGATAGCCATACTGCCCCCCTCGTTCCTTCGAGCTTGAGTGCCAATTTGGAACTGAACTATTAAGTTCCAGCCCTGTATTTTTTGCAAGCACAAAATCTTACATCACCTTACAGCTTTCCAACTCATTGATAATACTTATATTTCAATGTTTGTGGACAATGATGCGACTATGCTAAATACCCGAAAAATCGGGCCTTATGACATCTTCTTTCACATCCTGCAGGGCGTTAACATTATACACCCGAAGGTTTGGAAAGAAAACAGGGGGGCCTTTGGAAGCTAGTTATTCTCAGATTAGAACAAATAAAACGTGGTCTGCGGAAAAAACAAAAGGCGACCTACTAGACTTCGGTCGCCTTCAGAACCCCTTATATATGTATAAACAATCTCCCCCGAGACTGCTTAAAGACAATCGGCTACACGAGTAAGGAGGTCGCTAGTTGCCTCTTGAAGCTTATCCGACATGCGCTTGCCTTGAACCCCGCGTGTGCGGAAAGCTTTCGCCGAGGCTTTCATTTCTTTAGTGATAGATTTCTTGGAGGTCTCGCCCGAAGCCACAACGAGATTGTCAGAGTACTCTTCCAAAGTGGAAGCAAACGTCTCATGGTTACTAACCAGGCTGTTCATGATTTGGGATTGAGCGTCTCTCATGGACTGCAGCTCGGTTTTAAGAGCTTTGCAATTGTCATTGGAAGCAGATGCAGCTGTCGTCGCGATGAGGATTGCGGAGGCTAAAATCAGTGCTTTCATGAAGAGACCTTTCGTGTAGATAGGTCTCTTCTAAGCAATCCCCCTGCCACCTCCAACTCGATTTTACAGAGGGAAGAGGTGACATTTCAGGCTAGGATTTGAGAATTTTTTCAAACTCGTCTTTTGTGTCGCCAGCCGTGTAAGGCGCTAGCAAACGAGTCACGTGGCGCTTACCGCGCTCGATTGTACGGCGGCCCGGTTGGCGTTCCGCAGACTCGAAGAACTGCAGGAACGTCGTGGACATTGCCAGCAACGATTCTGCTACGTATTGCATCTCGTGAACGTCATCGATTTTCACCATTTTGCCTTCGCGCACCCATTGACGGTACAAGATGACCATCAACTTCATCATTTTCTGAATATGCGTGCGCCACATTTTAGCAAGCTCCACATCTTTGCGACGAAGAGCATACATTTCGCGGTGGAAGAAACGGTAGCGCCAGTAAAGATCGAAGTTGTCGTTGATGAATTCTTGTGGAGAGACTTTTTTTACGCGACGAGGACGCCATACATCGTATGTTTCCTTAGCCATGCGCTTGAACAGTTCCACCAGGATTTCTTCTTTGTTGTCATAGTGGAAATAGAGGTTGCCAGGGCTGATATCCATCGCTTTTGCGATGTGATTCGTGGTGACAGCAACAACGCCACTGCGATTAAAGAGATCGATGGATGTGAGAAGGATGCGTTCTTTAGTCTTCATGGTATTAAGTCTTTAGTCCAATTTAACTAGGGAGTCACGTCGTAAACCCTTAAAAGTCGCACTCTGAGCCAGTTTGCCGTGACTTCTTTCGAGAATGGCCTTGAAACTGCCAATTTACTGGTGTTACGCTTAAAAGATATGCGATCTAATAGAAAACCTAATTTGTTGAAACTATTCATATTTTCGAGCGTTTGCGGAGTAGCAATTTACTCTCTTGTGGGCTTCACTAAAGCCAGCACTCCAGAAGCACAAGCCGAAAAACAACTTCAATCCCAAATCGAACAGCGTTCTCAAATTGCCAAAGCATTGAACGACAAGATCAAAAACAACGAATTGCCTTCTAAGATGAACGTGCAATGGGATGG
This genomic window contains:
- a CDS encoding TetR/AcrR family transcriptional regulator — its product is MKTKERILLTSIDLFNRSGVVAVTTNHIAKAMDISPGNLYFHYDNKEEILVELFKRMAKETYDVWRPRRVKKVSPQEFINDNFDLYWRYRFFHREMYALRRKDVELAKMWRTHIQKMMKLMVILYRQWVREGKMVKIDDVHEMQYVAESLLAMSTTFLQFFESAERQPGRRTIERGKRHVTRLLAPYTAGDTKDEFEKILKS
- a CDS encoding DUF2817 domain-containing protein, with product MMKPLRYLIVSMICSLAGVSAAHAEFANLDQTCVNDLKKFPGAWDDKLLQQACAKVTMDPQCVSVEGRPIYHYDKTASDTGAKRILVISLIHGDETHAGTVGRYWMERLESIAPRNTWRVVPVLNPDGVKYKTRTNANKIDVNRNFPTKDWDAGAIASWKKTTSENPRRFPGKEGGSEPETKCALHHIDDFKPDFIVSVHTPLKVLDFDGPKFSPPPKFDYLPWRSLGNYPGSLGRYMWMERSTPVLTMELKENLPPNLAPFDQLQDIIGTLVKLDAARKAANTSSATNSSKYLPLAFEVGK
- a CDS encoding putative glycoside hydrolase, which gives rise to MFIKSILGMLLAANIAGAATSKVDDSDKGWTWYRIGAYADDDAYKLIAHGTHNRNGYSQYTFNGTGVAVYGWQGPNGGQLEFIVDGVSRKTVSVASSVERYNFKMFEIANLSKGNHTLRIVSKNTRWVMIDYLLIEDGVTTTPAPTPSPTVSPSPSPTVTPTPTVNPSPTATPQDPTRYTDDRELVVRTIANFSKADDVVKFLDMAKRNNFNIVSVSIKQDEDENVPSGTVFYPSKIAPVAAVYKNFDVIGTIITEAAKRGIRVKAWIPQFHDQVAARKNADWAMKALVNGKIVPFQGSNPDSPEYFVNPINPEVQDYEISIIKEFLSMYKVDSVAIDWLRFDNWNMDMSDKTRSDFQAIYGYDPATINFAQSSTKRTQWNEFRMQKVADYAGRVKAAVKSVQNVPLGSYTLPPEFIECAQSAKRLAQHLDFFSPMAYYDDWGYQLNWVYDSVIADLVSEVGITKKIIPAYNYYWSISEFQQIYKTLNTRYPQIRGGSFFKYGKWTESDMTTADQGSKK
- a CDS encoding TraR/DksA family transcriptional regulator: MAISEKLVGECRQRLLQSKQDILNRVKEARLNLDQNEEKGGDEGDQTVRVLAEQEFLSMHERLRSQLMEIESALARIENGSFGFCEETEEEIEPERLRAIPWTRLSIEGAEIRESVNKRYARG
- the lexA gene encoding transcriptional repressor LexA; its protein translation is MTKKLPLPSLTPKEKSVLEYIEAHILSSGISPSYQEIKDHFGLASFNSVQNYLKQLTTKGYITNPVNQKRAIQVLHSASAVQDHLQAKVSTTTGSHRTKLLQARDEILSLPLLGKVAAGQPIENFKHDEFVDVPPSMVRNPSKSFALKVQGDSMIDDGIFDEDIILVQEQKSAGNGDIVVATVDNEATVKRIYLRPRPDSGNSDKQVELRPSNSTMKSMWFTPDQVEIRGIVVGLIRKF